Proteins encoded within one genomic window of Sphingomonas cannabina:
- the murD gene encoding UDP-N-acetylmuramoyl-L-alanine--D-glutamate ligase, with translation MITSPSWRGRRYAVLGLARSGAATVRALVASGAKVVGWDSNQDTARGLVGQLKSDREQYEAEPGFILKNWELALDLTGFEAVVVSPGVPLNRHPVAEKAARYGLPLIGDIELFAEARPSLPPHRVVGITGTNGKSTTTALIHHICETAGLPARLGGNIGLPILGQDPLPEGGVYVLELSSYQIDLTHSLDCDVAVLLNITPDHLDRYDGFEAYAAAKARLFAMQSPGHAAVIGIGDEPSAAIARQVSRAGRAEDLTKIAPGVCMDQSRWPALQGPHNAQNALAAIAACDALGIPNAAIDKGLETFPGLPHRMERIAVRHGVAYVNDSKATNPTSTAPALAAFERIHWILGGQAKTDDLDACAPYFGHVARAYTIGEAGPMFARLLAPHMPVEESGTLAAAVAQAAAWAGEGETVLLSPACASFDQFKDYEDRGRAFRAAVEALA, from the coding sequence ATGATCACCAGCCCGTCCTGGCGCGGCAGACGCTATGCGGTGCTGGGGCTGGCGCGCTCGGGCGCTGCGACGGTTCGCGCTCTGGTGGCGAGCGGAGCCAAGGTGGTCGGATGGGACTCGAACCAAGACACTGCGCGCGGTCTCGTCGGACAACTGAAATCTGATCGTGAGCAATATGAGGCCGAGCCAGGCTTCATCTTGAAGAATTGGGAGCTCGCTCTCGACCTGACGGGGTTCGAAGCCGTTGTCGTCTCGCCAGGCGTGCCGCTCAATCGGCATCCGGTTGCCGAGAAGGCTGCGCGCTATGGTCTCCCGCTGATCGGCGACATCGAGCTGTTCGCCGAAGCGCGCCCGTCGCTGCCGCCGCACAGGGTCGTCGGCATCACCGGCACCAACGGCAAGTCGACCACCACTGCGCTCATCCACCACATCTGCGAGACCGCCGGCCTCCCGGCGCGGCTCGGCGGCAATATCGGCCTGCCGATCCTGGGGCAGGACCCGCTGCCCGAGGGCGGCGTCTACGTCCTCGAGCTGTCGAGCTACCAGATCGACCTCACCCACAGCCTCGACTGCGATGTCGCGGTGCTGCTCAACATCACCCCCGACCATCTCGACCGTTACGACGGCTTCGAAGCCTACGCCGCCGCCAAGGCGCGGTTGTTCGCGATGCAGTCGCCTGGCCATGCCGCGGTGATCGGCATCGGCGACGAGCCCTCCGCCGCCATCGCCCGCCAGGTCTCGCGCGCCGGCCGCGCCGAGGACCTGACCAAGATCGCCCCCGGCGTCTGTATGGACCAGTCGCGCTGGCCGGCGCTCCAGGGACCGCACAATGCCCAGAACGCGCTCGCCGCGATTGCCGCCTGCGACGCGCTCGGCATCCCCAACGCAGCGATCGACAAGGGGCTGGAGACCTTCCCCGGCCTGCCGCATCGCATGGAGCGGATCGCGGTCCGGCACGGCGTCGCCTACGTCAACGATAGCAAGGCGACCAACCCCACTTCGACCGCGCCCGCGCTCGCCGCCTTCGAACGCATCCACTGGATTCTCGGCGGCCAGGCCAAGACCGACGATCTCGACGCCTGCGCGCCCTACTTCGGCCATGTCGCGCGCGCCTATACGATCGGCGAGGCGGGGCCGATGTTCGCCCGCCTGCTCGCCCCCCACATGCCGGTCGAGGAAAGCGGCACGCTCGCCGCCGCCGTGGCCCAGGCCGCCGCGTGGGCCGGGGAGGGGGAGACGGTGCTGCTCTCCCCAGCCTGCGCCTCGTTCGACCAGTTCAAGGACTATGAGGACCGCGGCCGCGCCTTTCGCGCCGCGGTGGAGGCGCTGGCATGA